The sequence caaatctcatcatCCATTACCATCAGcagcactggctggggctgatgggagctggagtccaacaatatctggatgcCTACATGCTTGCTTCTCCTTCCGTAAATAGGATAAGTAAGAGTTCAAACTTGACCTGCTTCATtacatttatccatttctgctACTTCCAGAATACAAGTTTTGCATCTACAAGCCTTTTCAAGGCTTCACGTACCTTCTTGTTCCTCAAGCTATAGATGAGGGGATTAATCATTGGAGTCACAATAGTATAGAAGATTGAGAAGATCTTGCTTGTGTCTACAGAGTGTTTAGCAGCAGGAACCACATACATTGTAATCAGCGTCCCATAGAAAGTTGTAACTACTATGAGGTGAGTGGAGCAGGTAGAAATGGCCTTTTTAGACCTGGTGCCAGAAGCCTGTTTCATAACAGCTGACAATATATAAGTGTAAGACACAACCGTAAGTAGGAAAGGGATCAATGTTAGACtggaagaaagaatgaaagaagtcTTTTCAAACAGGTATGTGTCAGAGCAAGCAAGTTTCAGCAGTGGAgaaaaatcacaaaagaaatgATCGATTTCATTGGGCCCACAGAAGGTCAAGCTTATCATCAGCAACACTGTAATTAAGGTTATCAGAAAGCCACTGATCCAAGAGCTAGCAGCCAGCCAAACACACATGTTGCTGTTCATAACAGTTGTGTAGTGGAGAGGGTTGCATATGGCGATATAGCGGTCATAAGACATCACTGATAGGAGAAGGCATTCAGTGCCACCCAGTGATCCAAAGAAATAAAACTGAATCATGCAGTCCATAAAAGAAATGGTCTTCTCCTCAGAAATCAAACTGGTTAGCATCCTGGGAACAATGTTGGATGTATAGATGATCTCCAGGAAGGAAAGGTTACccaggaagaaatacatgggtgtGTGCAAGCTACGATCTGTTGATACAGTGATCAAAAGTAAGAAATTGGTAGCAAGTGTAACCATGTAGAAgatcaaaaacaaagcaaacaggaAGGGCTGCATTTCAGGGGTATCTGAGAATCCGAGTAGCAAAAATTCAGTGACTGAGGTCCCATTCCATGTGGTTAGGTATGCCATGTGGAGTTAATCTAGAGGAAACAGCAGGAACATAAATAATAGCTGCCACCAGGTCTGTTGTCAGTGTGGGAACACTGGAACAGAGTTAAGTACACCTAAATTAATTGAAACCAATAGCCATGTTTAGGTGGCTGGTGGATTGTGGCCAGTTCTTTATCTTCCCAAAAACCGCAGATGGAAATCAACGGATAGAATGAGGCGTTACTACCAATATGTTGCAGTAGAAGCCTCTGAAAATTTTCTCCTTAGAGTTGGAGTTACCCTCCAAAAAAGCATTTAATGTGGGAGAAATGAGGGGAGAAAAGACAGAAATCAGAGGTACCTGCCTCTATTTGCATACATGGAAATGCCTTCTGCTTGGGATTGGCCCAGCCAAGATGAATAACAAGTCAGTTATTAGTATaattattaaaaatattatatgtttatttataccccgccttttccACTGACCCGACTCAAGGCAACTTAAAGATAAAATCAACAAttactaaaaacataataaaagcaataattaGAAAAAACAACTGAACATTAATGGAACTAAAACTATATACACATATAGATATCTAGGGAATCCTTACTCCTATGGTCCATCAACCTGATCTTCAGGAATGAAACAAGTGTTGTCCTCTCCATCTTAGGAAAGTCTATCTGCTTCCTTTTCCACATGTCTCATGCTTTTAGATACACACAAGCACAGCTACTTTACATATCGACATCATATATACTAATAGTGAATTCATTTGGGTGTGATTCCCCCTCCCAAGacttttgtatttctgcaaatttTGGAGTGCCCCCAAGCCTGGTGGTATCTTTCTTGTGGTGGTGATATTTTGACTGCATAAGGATTGTTacctgagcggggggggggggggtgcagcagCATGCTGAGGGGCAGATTTGCAGTAAtagaaaaaaaggtaaaaaataaagaaaccagCAAAAAGGGAAACAGGAAGCACCCCAATGACAAAAAAAGATGTTCAATGATGGCAATGCTGACTCTCTGTTGTGTGGGATGAAAATGGGGCAGATTCAAATTCTACAAGAGAGCCTAGCTCATGGGCTGGCTGGAACACTGAGCAGCAGAACTCCATACTGAAGCAAACTAAATATCCATTTACGCTAGGCTCAGCTTTCTCATGCTCTCAGGTCCTTCTAGTTTCTATACTCACAATTATGTTTTCCATTCAGCACTGCATTATATGCAGGAATGCCCTGCGTAGGTTTTGATCTCTTCTGGAAGACATGCCATCTCTTCACCCACCCAATTTGTAATATTtccccttttatatatatataaaggtatcACAGGTCACTATGTCCCTTAGTGACTTCTACTAGGATGTTTTGGTTGTCACGCAAGAGAATTAGGCTGGGgaatcctccctctcccccttttccctttgtaatagaaacagaaaacaacaaGGCAATTATTTCATTGTAAGAGCCAGGAAGACAAGGACATGGAGCATCCCATTAAATGTCAATTGTGTATCCTCTGACAGAGGCATGGTCCCACCACTCACTtgtacacacacactgctttgcaTAGAAACCTGTGATTATCCTCCTAGTTAATGTTGTCCCCTTTACATGCTCCTTTCTcccactctctcacacacttgcCTCCACCATAATTTGTCTAAGCTTAATATCCTTCCTTGGAGTTTTGAAATTCAGGTAAGAAATGGGAAACACCTCATTCACAATATCATAATCTCCTTCAGTTGTGGGCAGAACGCTGGATGGGGGGGGATGGacaggaaaggtaagtgtggattagcccttagaccagcggttctcaacctgtgggtccccagatgttttggactacaactcccatcatccctgagctctggccttgctagctaggggtgatgggagttgtagtccaacaacacaggttgagaaaggctgccttagactAAACACCTGTTGTGACctgaatttcttccctttctttttgAACTTCCAAGTCACACTAACTTATAACATGCCCTTCTTTATACTATGATTCTATCATGATTAAGATCCAGGCGCTCTTGGAGGAGACCCactttctagatccatttcaactaGGATGTGGCCTGGCTTTGACACAGAAACATCCCTGGTTGACCTCTGTTGGGAGACAGGTGCAATGTATCCCTGTTAATCCTTCTTTAATTATCAGTGGCTTTCAGTACCATCAACTACTGTATTCCCTTTGAGAGGCTATCCAAATTGGGGGTGGGTGACTATGCTTTTCAATGGTTCTGTTCCTATTTGGATGGTCATCTTCAGcaggtgatttttattttttattttttcaccaAGGAGCCTTCAATGTTGGGTTCCTCAGGATTCATTTCCATTGCCCAAGTTGCTTAATATCTAcagtatatgaagctgctgggtggaGTCATCCGGAGTTTTGGAGTGtgttgatgacacacagctctattttACCTTTACATctacaggtgtggcagtggatagGCTGGACAGGTGTCTGGAAGAGAACCAATAAagtgaaactcaatccagataagacagagacactgttagtgggtggttctctAGACAAGATGGATAggagattgcctgctcttgagGTGGTTACACTTCCTCTTAAGTAACAGGTACGTGGCTTGGGTTTGCTCCTGGATCCTTTATTATCATCTGAGGCTTTGGTGGTATGGAGTGTTGGAGGGGGATTTCCAGCTGGTGGCAGAGGACAGAGTGACTCCAGGAGACATAGGTGTAAAAACCCAAACTAAAACGAAGACTTTATTACAAAACAATAAACACAAACTCTGGTGGGTGTTATTCCTGCAGGCAGGCTATAAAACTCAGCTTTTTTCCTTTATAGCAACGGCCAGCTGCAGCCAATTAATCCCAGAAACTTCTTAAAGGTATACACACATGTTTCTGTGCCGAATGTCCTCTAACATGGAGGTCCTTCTATCAGCTTTAGCTCTATGGACAAGGACAGCCTAACATTTGTGCTTTGTGCTCTGTAAACCTCTAGGTTGGATTACTATAATGCGTTATAAATGGGTCTGCCTCTGAattcagttcagaaacttcagctggtgcaaaatttgaTGGCCAAATGGTTGCTCATTAGAACAAGATGGTTTAAGCTTTAAGccaaattgcactggctgccaactaGTTTCCGGGCCCAGTTAAGAGTGCAATGCTGTACTATATCTTACATGGCTCAGGACTTCAATATCTTCAAGACCTCTTCTCCCCATACAAACTGACCCAGATCCTGTGCttgtcatctgaggctcttctctaTGTCCCCGCTCCTTGAGAGGTTCTGAGGATGACAaaacaagaatgggccttttctgtggtggttccccatctgtggaatgttccTTCAGAGAGGCTCAGATGGAGCCATCATtgcatgtctttaggcaccaggcaaaagcatttctctTAACCCCCATTctttaaataatctatggcccgTTAAATGGGGGCTGTTatcatgattattttattattatgatgtGTATATTATGCTATATCTTATGTTTTTCTTATTATGCGGCATCCCTAGGAGTGCTGAATCACTGATGCTCCCGGGATTATGCCACCACTGAGAATTATGGAGAAAGTGGTTTTAAAATATTGCCCATCTAATTGAGCTAACTAAAACACTTAGACTTCTCTTTCAGTTCCAAGTTTTCATGGGAACAAAATAGTAATCTATGCCTCCTGAAATGTTTCTACTATATCTAGAGCATTGCATACATAAAGATGCTATCCCGTGCTGTTTTAGTGCATTATCTTTCAGAGATTCATGTAACATGAATGCTTCTTCATATtccatatttatatttttttgaataGTGAACTGACAACATGCTTTTTATTGGAATGATTTCAGTCTTTCTCATCCAATACACTGAAGGCTTATTAGAATTCCAGTACAGTTTGAAGAGTCCTGCATCTCAGTTTAATACCAAATGACATTCAGGAAGTTTGGAAAGACCAAAGCATTTAAAGGTATTAGATGTTTTTATACTTTGCCATGTTAGTTTTATTGTCATTACCCCATCTTAACAAATGATTGCAGTTAAAGAAATATTTGGAGAATTTTGATCTGGAACTCTGACTGTTCCTACAATCTCATCTGGTTCATTTGTATTGCTTAGAAGAATGCATAAtgtgaggggggggagagaagaagcacTACAACTTCTTCTACTCAGCTTTATCTTTTGCAACCCTGTATTTTGCTCAGTGGGCTGAATCCGAAGGATGGCCAAGAATACAGGAGCTTTCAAGAAACAATTGCATTTATTTTGAAATTCAGAAATGAGAAAATGTCACCCTTGCTTCTCTAAATGGTTTATCGATGAAAATGAGCATATGTTTGTTTCACAGTTATTTAAATGCAGGACACAAAATTCTTAAATTCTGTGTAATAGTGAAGTTGCTCTATTAGAGAGAGTCTAAGTTTCTGAGTGTTATTTTTGTAATTGATCATAGTAGAAGTTATTATGATTTCATTTCTTGCCAAAAGGGATCCTTTAGGCTCACCCCACATCATGCTCAGTGCAAGAATCTTCAACACAGAAAACATTAAAGGGTTTGAATTTCTCCAAAGCAAGTGTGCAACACCATTTCCTTAAATTTGCTGATAGCTGATAATGAACCAATAGAAACTTATCAGTAATCTGTTCTCATTATTACAGTACCATACTTTCCTTAACCTTCTAGCAAAATACCatgcaaatattacaaaatgaggtccctttctctttctttcttttttgtatgtcATTGCAGATAATATTTGAATCACGATATGAGAGAAGAAAATGAGACTGAATTGACTGAGTTTATCCTCATTGGCTATTCTGGTCGGCCAAAGACAAGGATGGGACTCATTGTTTTCCTGATTGTTGTATATGCTATCACTGTAGTGGGAAATTTTATTATAATCTTGGTGACCACAACTGATCCTCGGCTTCACAATCCCATGTATTTTTTCCTCAGTAACCTGTCCTTCCTTGACATTTGCTATGCATCTTCTTCAATCCCACAAGCCATTGCAAATCTTCTGGTGGACAAACCCACCATGTCTTTTGCCATGTGTTACTTCCAAATGAGTAGTGGTTCCTACTTAGCAGTGACTGAGTGCTTCCTGTTGGCTGTCATGGCTTATGACAGACTTATAGCCATTTCCAGCCCACTGCATTACATGTTAATCATGAACAAGAGACTGTGCATTCAGTTAGCAGCTGGAACATGGTCAATTGGCTTATTTTTAGGGGCTATTCCCATTTATGCCATTCCAGCTCGCTTTTGTGGGAAAAATTTGGTGAATCATTTCACATGTGAAGTCAAAGCAGTTATGAAGCTGGTTTGCTCAGATACTTCCTTGAGCCAGCTGGTTATGTTCTTCACTGGGAGTGTCACTTTGCttggtccctttagctttatccTTTTCTCATATTTGCGCATAATTGTGGCAATTCTAAGAATCCACTCAGCAGGGGGCAGGATGAAGGCTTTCTCCACATGTGCTTCCCACTTGACTGTAGTATCCATATTCTATGGCACCTTCATGTTCTCATATCTCCGCCCCCAAACTAAGACCACAAAAGATGTAGACAAGATAATTTCTCTCTTCTATGGAAGTGTGACTCCCATGTTAAACCCATTAATCTACACTCTCAGAAATCAGGAAGTTATAGGGGCCTTGAGAAGACTTGTGGGAAAGAAAGTAGATTCATGAAAAAGATACCTTGATCATATTGAGGATTGAAATATTTTCTGTGCCTCTTGATGTTATTGCTTCTGTTATTATCACAACCTTAACAGCTACTGAATACATTTGAAACTAGGAAAGCTGAATGTGTTGTGTATAATGGAAATAAAGGCTCCTTGAAAATCTAACTGATATGCTAAAGGTAAATTTCTCCTCTCTTTCAGATGCAGCTAGGTGGAATGATTGTCAATTGAAACCAAGGAAAGGAGACAAACAGTTGGTTTCAGCTGAATTGATGGAGTGTGCTTTAATGTCTGCCATTTCCCTCAGATGCAGCCAGCTTGTAAAACAGGCTACAATGTAGCTGCTGAACAGGGATAGAAAAACCTCTGTATCTCCTGTTATAATAATGCCAGGTCCTTTCATTTTCCATATGTTCATCTAGtgtaggggtagccaacatggtggcctccagatgttgtggactacaactactATCATCGCTGACCAGTGGCCAAATTGACAGGGgtcagggatggacaaatctgtagATCTGGTTATCATTTTTTTCCCTGTCTTAAGTTCAGGTCTCTGCATTTCTACATCACtttctgttgttttatttattatttctaataaATCCATGaaaatttattagcattttatttttcttatagaTTTGTACATATGTAGAATTTTATTCAAAGAgctttttgtatttgttttcttattattcttattcttatttttacaaAGAAACaatcataaataaataggaataaaaatgtgaactccaccaccgagaccattccattctaactatccaacctccaaaaatttcaacacctcttgcaatggtttgacccctttccattttaacagtacataTTCTACAAACATTTCCCATATCTCCtcgaaatcatttctcctgcatattccccattttatcttaatggcacatgttaatttatcattaatagctatatcacacacctctttataccattctttaATTTTCTATTCTGCTTGCTACTTCCCAGCTATCATAATTCAtacagctgtcaataaatttgtgagcaagtccttcatagcctgtgaaccttccaccccatcgtaaattgataatcatgctacctctggacttttggtcagctttaacccagtgatttctccTAAAACATATGTACAATTTTTCATTAacatttagtgcaaatttctcctaataaattcATTTGCTATACAATTTTCACTAaggtacacatttttacaagcaattttgcaaatgtaatgcattttgtattaatatatgcagttttatgctcggtttaataaatgcattttgtttGCATTGAGACCTATGTCACAAAATTCAGATGAATGGGAATTTTGAGAGATACAAAACTGGAATTAGGCAAGTAACACTATGGGGAGCTTATTCACTTTTGGGTAACTAACAGGGGGTGGGTCGactgactttttcttttttgacaaaACACTTATATGATGGGTTAATATGCCTTGTCTTATCAAAATCTTCTTCCATAAACAGTATTTCACTATCTAAAATTATTGCATCATTAATAGGAGTATTAGTGTCAGCATTATTTATAACCCAGCCTTGAAACAAATACAAGTATAGTTctatgaatatatatttttttaagaaaaaaaatgggaTGAGAACCTCAATAACAGTGGCATGAGTTTACTGCTCAAGTATTCCCAATTTGCCTTTTTTGAGATTTGAACATCTGTTAGGTCCCATCATGTACCCTGATATTCTTCCAAGTCAAAGTAAGAAACTATGAAGCAGAGTACTGTTAATTTCCTGCAGAAAGACATTTTCGCACTAGAGCCCAACAGCACTAATTAGGTCTTAACTTTGAATCCCATAAGGGAAAATGTAGCATTCCAAGAAACTTAAGAATTGCTTCATAATGTAGTTGTTGCTTGAGTGGGAAAATATATTaaggttattttcttttttatatgtattCAGGGAAGTGGTAATCAGAAATGGCCTTCTGCAGTTCAAATATCTTTCTCAAGCTGAACCAAAGCCCCCTTCAAAGTCTGATTGAGATTTGATCATTTTCAGCTTTCCCTCTTGCTGATTTCTGCCAGGTCCCATTTATTCAATAGTTGTGGAGAGGCTAGGAGGAAAATTTTAGGAGAGGAGGCAGGTGACAGTGGATAGCAAGCCTCCAAGGTTGTATTGTACCATCATAGACACAGGGATATGTTGTCATTGCTGCTGCTAACATATTATTTAGGCACCAAACTAACGGGTTTTCCAAATGTAACCCCTGTAAGCATGGGACTTCCAGCGACCCATGTTTTTAATTCTGCTTGCAGACAGACCCCAATGCACTGCCGTCATAGCAGCCCCAATTCAAAAAGAATGGGCTGCATATTCTGACGCTGGAAGCCCACAGGCCTGAATAGCCTTTCTTATCACTCTGGTAAACTGGTGACTAGCTAAATGAGTTCCATCACTGTGATTAAGGAATGGGCCAGCTCCAGGAGGCCTGAGTTGCAGAAACCtcctggcttccttggccaggcAGAGACCCCTCTGTGCTGTCAAAAGCAAATATTGATTTGCTGAAAAATGAAATAGTGGCAGACTGAATTCTTAATGTCTTGGCTGGCCGCCCCAGGTGGAACAAATGCACGAGATAATGACAAACTTAGATCTGTAGTTGGTGGAAGACCCAATGCAATGGCCAATGTCTTCACATGAAAGGCTATAAAATCAGCCCAAGCTTTCTTGTAGGACCTGAGTAGAGGGGGCGAAAGAGGCGACTACTGCCTGTGTCAATATATGCTTCCAGGGTTCCAGAGGTGGTCTTCAAAAGTCTTGGGCAGCCATCGTGCTTCTGGTGCCAATAATCTGAAGCAGTATATCTGAAATCGAGACTGTGCAACAGCAATTTCGTTAGACACCCCAGGGATAAATTTGGCTGAAAATACAATGCTAAATTTTAAACAATGCAGGACAAAGGCCCGCAGAAGGCATGTAACCCTGTGGGAACACGATGACTGCTTTGCCAATACACTCAAAATGATTGGCCAAGAGGACTGGGATGATCGTGGTGCCACCTTGGTGTGAGGATATTACTCCACCCATGCCAGGGTGGGGAGAACTGGGTTGATGGCGTTCCCGCAACCAGGGCCATATTTTAAGATGATCCCACTAACCCCTAAAAATAAGCCAATTGACCACGTCCCAGCTGCTAACTGAATGCACAATCTCTTGTTCATGTTTAACATGTAATGCAGTGAGTCTGGAAAGGGCTATGAGTCTGTCATAAGCCATGACAGGCAACAGGAAGCATTCAGTTGTACATAAGTAGACACCCCTGCTCATTTGCAAGTAATATGTCACAAGTAATACGTCACAAAGGACATGGTGCATAAGAATCCACTCAGCAGGGGGCAGGATGAAGGCTTTCTCCACATGTGCTTCCCACTTGACTGTAGTATCCATATTCTATGGCACCTTCATGCTCTCATATCTCCACCCCCAACCTAAGACCACAAAGGATGTAGACAAGATAATTTCTATTTTCTATGGAGTAATGACTCCCATGTTAAACCCATTAATCTACACTCTCAGAAATCAGGAAGTTATGGGGGCCTTGAGAAGACTTGTGTGGAGGAAAGTGGATTCATGAAAAAGATACCTTGATCATATTGAGGACTGAAATGTTTTCTGTGCCCCTTGCTGTTACTGCTTCTGTAATTATCACAACCTTAACAGCTACTGAATACATTTGAAACTAGGAAAGCTGAATGTGATGTGTTAAGATGGAAATAAAGGCTCCTTGAAAATCTAACTGATATGCTAAACACAAATTTCTCCTCTCTTTCAGATGCAGCTAGGTGGAATGATTGTCAATTGAAACTAAGGATAGGAGGCAAACAGTGATGGTCACACACAAGTTTTCAAGCAAAACAAGGAAATTTTCCCAGTATCATTTGAAAAGATAAAAACGCCATCTAACTACAGTGAAATGATGGAACTGATCCTGAATGAATGCTTTTTTATTAATCAGTATAAGAATTTGCTGATGGATGCGTTGGGAAGAGGCACTAAAAATGAAGGGCAACAATGGATCCTTCTGGAGAATGCAGCACGGATCACACAGTCTAATTAATAATTGGGCCCAATTCAGAGACCAATGCTGAGGTAATATGTCTTACATGGCTCAGGACTTCAGTATCTTAAGGAAAGCTTCTCCCCATACAAACTGACCTAGATCCTACACttgtcatctgaggctcttctctaTGTCCCCGCTCGTCGAGAGGTTCTGAGGAtgacaacacaagaatgggccttttctgtggtggct comes from Podarcis raffonei isolate rPodRaf1 chromosome 13, rPodRaf1.pri, whole genome shotgun sequence and encodes:
- the LOC128400444 gene encoding olfactory receptor 10A7-like codes for the protein MAYLTTWNGTSVTEFLLLGFSDTPEMQPFLFALFLIFYMVTLATNFLLLITVSTDRSLHTPMYFFLGNLSFLEIIYTSNIVPRMLTSLISEEKTISFMDCMIQFYFFGSLGGTECLLLSVMSYDRYIAICNPLHYTTVMNSNMCVWLAASSWISGFLITLITVLLMISLTFCGPNEIDHFFCDFSPLLKLACSDTYLFEKTSFILSSSLTLIPFLLTVVSYTYILSAVMKQASGTRSKKAISTCSTHLIVVTTFYGTLITMYVVPAAKHSVDTSKIFSIFYTIVTPMINPLIYSLRNKKVREALKRLVDAKLVFWK
- the LOC128399274 gene encoding olfactory receptor 13H1-like — protein: MGLIVFLIVVYAITVVGNFIIILVTTTDPRLHNPMYFFLSNLSFLDICYASSSIPQAIANLLVDKPTMSFAMCYFQMSSGSYLAVTECFLLAVMAYDRLIAISSPLHYMLIMNKRLCIQLAAGTWSIGLFLGAIPIYAIPARFCGKNLVNHFTCEVKAVMKLVCSDTSLSQLVMFFTGSVTLLGPFSFILFSYLRIIVAILRIHSAGGRMKAFSTCASHLTVVSIFYGTFMFSYLRPQTKTTKDVDKIISLFYGSVTPMLNPLIYTLRNQEVIGALRRLVGKKVDS